In Papaver somniferum cultivar HN1 chromosome 1, ASM357369v1, whole genome shotgun sequence, a genomic segment contains:
- the LOC113343678 gene encoding uncharacterized protein LOC113343678, whose amino-acid sequence MVIKLDMSKVFDRLEWSFLIKVFRYFGFSDDFCDLIFQCISTTSLSVILNGSPCEDFSLIRGIIQGDPLSPYIFILAIEYLSRQLTNAQQDKSIKGIKVDALSPAINHLLFADDCLIFTQANLSSENNLLEFLHNFSSQSGQVINFEKSSIYFSKKTKP is encoded by the coding sequence ATGGTTataaaacttgatatgtcaaaagtTTTTGACAGATTGGAGTGGTCTTTTCTGATTAAGGTATTTCGATACTTTGGTTTTTCGGATGATTTCTGTGATCTCATATTTCAATGTATTAGTACTACTTCTTTATCAGTTATCCTCAATGGTTCTCCATGTGAAGATTTCTCTCTCATCAGAGGTATCATACAAGGAGATCCTCTCTCTCCTTATATTTTTATCTTAGCAATTGAATATCTCTCAAGGCAACTTACAAATGCTCAACaggataagtctatcaaaggcaTTAAAGTGGATGCTTTATCTCCAGCCATTAATCATTTgctatttgcagatgattgcttgatctttactcaagctaatctTTCTTCAGAAAATAATTTATTGGAGTTTCTTCACAATTTCAGTTCTCAATCTGGTCAAGTTATCAACTTTGAGAAATCTTCAATTTATTTCAGTAAGAAAACTAAGCCTTAA
- the LOC113344537 gene encoding uncharacterized protein LOC113344537 gives MHVDAETISTSNPWEKLDDAMVERLFLLIPISEIFAHCQFVSKRWNSVIHSPTFSIVSKRPPWFIIFDVANSNCLFYDLEVSDYRRPCFIDNFRIPTELGGKLGHPFASSGGLVCFFGPSEIENLIVYNPFRGLVRSLPKFLVTKKEYVRGIAIHALGSNYKVFIVHGVWPDLGTNFFSSEDKEGVTSLGKEGQILVYFIILKGIILCFDTLKYTICKYPRLLGREFVAIDMDVCCGKVYLVVLMEPLVGISTSTSHVEIPRRTLCIWEFVDESREWKHTSAMPSNMCQEYDIEAHLICAGHDDYIMVCINSTHDNIFHQILLYNIKKNTWSELVPDFDDDNLRIVWGFCFKPDIDAKV, from the exons ATGCATGTTGATGCAGAAACTATATCCACGTCTAATCCTTGGGAGAAATTAGATGATGCTATGGTAGAAAGACTATTTTTACTAATTCCCATATCTGAAATCTTTGCTCACTGTCAGTTTGTTAGTAAGAGATGGAATTCAGTAATTCATTCTCCAACCTTTTCTATCGTCTCGAAACGACCACCATGGTTTATAATATTTGATGTAGCaaatagcaattgccttttttacGATCTGGAAGTTTCTGATTATCGCCGACCATGTTTCATTGATAATTTTCGGATACCTACTGAACTTGGCGGAAAATTAGGCCATCCATTTGCTTCATCTGGTGGATTAGTATGTTTTTTTGGTCCAAGTGAAATTGAAAACTTGATTGTTTATAATCCATTTCGTGGGTTAGTTAGAAGCTTACCTAAATTTTTGGTGACTAAAAAAGAATATGTTAGAGGAATCGCAATTCATGCACTAGGCTCTAATTACAAGGTTTTTATAGTTCATGGCGTATGGCCAGATTTGGGTACGAACTTTTTTTCATCAGAAGATAAGGAAG GTGTGACTAGTTTGGGTAAAGAAGGACAAATATTGGTTTATTTCATCATCTTAAAGGGAATTATACTTTGTTTTGATACCCTAAAATATACAATATGTAAGTACCCAAGATTACTAGGACGAGAATTTGTAGCAATAGACATGGATGTATGTTGTGGAAAAGTTTATCTTGTGGTACTTATGGAACCATTAGTTGGTATATCTACGTCAACTTCTCATGTTGAAATTCCGAGAAGAACATTATGCATCTGGGAATTCGTCGATGAGTCAAGAGAATGGAAGCATACTTCAGCAATGCCATCAAACATGTGTCAAGAGTACGACATTGAAGCTCATCTCATTTGTGCTGGTCATGACGATTATATAATGGTTTGTATCAACTCCACGCATGATAATATCTTCCACCAAATATTGTTATATAACATAAAGAAGAATACTTGGTCTGAGCTTGTAccagattttgacgatgataacTTGAGAATAGTTTGGGGATTTTGTTTCAAGCCAGATATTGATGCTAAAGTATAG